A portion of the Carya illinoinensis cultivar Pawnee chromosome 11, C.illinoinensisPawnee_v1, whole genome shotgun sequence genome contains these proteins:
- the LOC122281678 gene encoding heparanase-like protein 1: MGFYLNLFLILVSIPAILAQEIRVAKIVVDGTATVAETDENFICATLDWWPPTKCDYNQCPWGNASVTKLDLSHPILAKAIQAFKHMRIRIGGSLQDQVLYNIGNLKSPCHPFQKMKDGLFGFSKGCLYMRRWDELNLFFAKTGAIVTFGLNALYGRHKIKRGVWGGDWDPSNTKDLMAYTISKGYQIDSWEFGNELSGSGVGASVGAEQYGKDLIKLKDVMNELYKNSTLKPSLVAPGGFFELEWYAKLLKVSGPRVINAMTHHIYNLGAGVDPSLESKILDPSHLSKISETFNNLQQILQRHGPWASAWVGESGGAYNSGGHHVSDTFVNSFWYLDQLGMASKYNTTVYCRQSLVGGNYGLLNTSTFVPRPDYYSALLWHRLMGKGVLAVDTDASSYLRSYAHCSKGRAGITLLLINLSNQTDFIVKVENRMNVNFHANGKTTQGEGSLMHNIKRTVSWVGRKASDGPLYREEYHLTPKDGYTRSEISLLNGIPLKLTDEGEIPSLDPVHNGVNSPLYIAPLSLAFVVFPNFDAPACV; the protein is encoded by the exons ATGGGATTCTACCTCAATCTTTTTCTCATCCTGGTTTCTATCCCTGCAATTTTGGCTCAAGAAATTAGAGTTGCTAAAATTGTAGTAGATGGGACTGCAACAGTAGCTGAAACTGACGAAAACTTCATCTGTGCAACTCTTGATTGGTGGCCTCCAACAAAGTGTGACTACAACCAATGTCCATGGGGGAATGCATCTGTTACAAAATTG GACTTGTCTCATCCGATACTTGCCAAAGCAATCCAAG CTTTCAAGCATATGAGGATAAGAATTGGAGGATCTTTGCAAGATCAAGTATTGTACAATATAGGAAATTTGAAGTCTCCTTGCCATCCATTTCAAAAGATGAAAGATGGGTTATTTGGATTTTCAAAGGGTTGTTTATACATGAGGAGGTGGGATGAGCTGAACCTTTTTTTCGCCAAGACGGG GGCAATTGTGACATTTGGCTTAAATGCACTTTATGGAAGGCACAAGATCAAGAGGGGTGTTTGGGGAGGAGATTGGGACCCTAGTAATACAAAGGATTTGATGGCGTATACCATTTCTAAAGGATACCAAATAGATTCATGGGAATTTG GTAATGAGTTGAGTGGAAGTGGCGTTGGTGCAAGTGTTGGTGCTGAACAGTACGGGAAGGACTTGATCAAACTTAAGGATGTAATGAATGAGTTGTATAAGAATTCCACCTTGAAACCTTCACTTGTAGCACCTGGAGGATTCTTTGAGCTGGAGTGGTACGCTAAACTTCTTAAGGTTTCAGGTCCAAGAGTAATCAATGCCATGACTCATCATATATACAATTTAGGTGCAG GTGTTGACCCCAGTCTTGAAAGTAAGATATTGGATCCCTCTCACTTGAGCAAGATATCAGAGACATTCAACAATCTTCAGCAAATTCTGCAAAGGCATGGTCCTTGGGCTTCTGCATGGGTTGGAGAATCTGGTGGTGCATATAACAGTGGTGGTCACCATGTGTCTGACACTTTTGTAAACAGCTTCTG GTACTTAGATCAGCTTGGAATGGCATCAAAATACAATACAACAGTATACTGCAGGCAGTCTTTAGTTGGTGGGAACTATGGTCTCCTCAACACATCCACATTTGTTCCCAGACCTGACTATTACAG TGCACTTCTATGGCATCGACTTATGGGGAAGGGCGTTCTTGCTGTTGATACTGATGCTTCATCATATTTACGCTCTTATGCCCATTGTTCAAAAGGAAGG GCGGGTATTACTTTACTGCTGATTAATTTAAGCAATCAGACTGATTTCATAGTCAAGGTTGAGAATCGTATGAATGTAAATTTTCATGCAAATGGGAAAACAACTCAAGGAGAAGGATCACTGATGCATAATATTAAGAGAACAGTTTCTTGGGTTGGAAGGAAAGCTTCAGATGGACCATTATACAGAGAGGAGTACCACTTGACTCCAAAAGATGGCTACACTCGCAGTGAAATCTCCCTTCTAAATGGGATTCCATTAAAGCTTACAGATGAAGGAGAAATCCCAAGTTTGGACCCTGTTCATAATGGCGTGAATTCTCCATTATATATCGCTCCGTTGTCTCTTGCTTTCGTAGTATTTCCCAACTTTGATGCCCCTGCTTGTGTATAA